A single window of Liolophura sinensis isolate JHLJ2023 chromosome 6, CUHK_Ljap_v2, whole genome shotgun sequence DNA harbors:
- the LOC135467390 gene encoding M-phase inducer phosphatase 1-B-like, with product MSTKVHSPGDNIRGHARLESVEVENTPPSSRWKTQLLFDSDEEYSNFYQSETPTLDKDTALRTRLFEDEESRDSGVGMGNDIEEVDNLDLPVRSFPLFTENGRCENLLFPVFQQEVSEAYAFTKETPSDPDSTIVKESKENHEVGVCEKEKRKQCLRLKRERPTYSDVCSPARKRRVCSGRFRRHKSLDTSCKQQPLRETSSMLRPSYLTNSDSGSDDEARTGDNCRRLCLPTVDGKHRDLHSITPETLSRVINLEYSETIEKAVIVDCRYPYEYTGGHIKGAINCFTKDGVLELFMAKHSRPNENSGKRFVLIFHCEFSSERAPKLSRFLRKMDRDANKECYPKLFYPEMYLLDGGYKNFFRSQKDMCTPPSYVPMHDAGHKEDMRKFRTKSKSWSGDKKSRSVFGF from the exons ATGTCGACCAAGGTCCATTCTCCCGGGGATAATATCCGTGGCCATGCTAG ACTAGAGTCGGTAGAAGTTGAAAACACCCCACCT TCCTCACGATGGAAGACACAGTTGCTGTTCGATTCGGATGAAGAATATAGCAATTTCTACCAGTCAGAAACACCGACTTTGGACAAAGATACCGCTCTGAGGACTCGTTTGTTTGAAGATGAAGAGTCACGTGACAGTGGAGTGGGCATGGGCAATGACATTGAAGAGGTTGACAATCTCGATTTGCCCGTGCGGAGTTTTCCTCTTTTCACCGAAAATGGCCgatgtgaaaatctgttgtttccAGTTTTCCAACAAGAAGTGTCAGAAGCATATGCATTTACAAAG GAGACCCCTAGCGATCCTGATAGCACTATAGTAAAAGAATCCAAAGAAAATCACGAG GTTGGTGTTTGTGAGAAGGAGAAGAGAAAACAGTGTCTTCGTCTGAAGAGGGAACGGCCAACTTACAGTGACGTGTGTTCTCCTGCTCGAAAAAGACGAGTGTGTTCCGGCAGATTCAGACGACACAAGTCTCTAGACACCTCATGCAAGCAGCAGCCATTAAGAGAAACGTCATCAATGCTCAGGCCTTCCTACCTGACTAACTCAGACAGTG GCTCCGATGACGAAGCCAGGACGGGAGACAACTGCAGGAGGCTATGTCTGCCGACCGTAGACGGAAAACACCGAGACCTCCACTCCATAACTCCAGAAACTCTGTCACGTGTCATCAATCTCGAGTATTCGGAGACTATTGAGAAAGCTGTTATCGTTGACTGCAGGTACCCGTATGAATACACAGGAGGACATATAAAG GGTGCTATTAACTGCTTCACAAAAGACGGTGTTTTAGAACTTTTCATGGCAAAACATTCTCGTCCTAACGAAAATAGTGGGAAGCGTTTCGTGTTGATATTCCACTGCGAATTTTCTTCAGAGAGAGCACCTAAGTT ATCGAGATTTCTTCGAAAAATGGACAGGGATGCTAATAAGGAATGTTACCCTAAACTGTTTTACCCAGAAATGTATTTACTGGACGGCGGTTATAAAAATTTCTTCAGAAGTCAAAAG GATATGTGCACACCTCCGAGTTACGTCCCCATGCATGACGCCGGCCACAAAGAGGACATGCGCAAGTTCCGCACCAAATCTAAATCTTGGTCAGGAGACAAGAAAAGTCGGTCTGTGTTTGGTTTTTAG
- the LOC135468593 gene encoding BET1-like protein, with amino-acid sequence MANFRNGRDGRSEEMLDNENQHRVDGLSGKVSRLKEIAFDIELEAKDQNRYIDDVHGEFDSSHGLLSGSVGRLSNMLGTGRNNRRLMCYIIVGFVGLFFVAYFVASRVTA; translated from the exons ATGGCAAACTTCCGAAATG GACGAGATGGGCGGTCAGAAGAAATGCTGGACAACGAAAACCAGCACAGAGTGGATGGCTTGTCTGGAAAAGTGTCCAGGTTAAAAGAG ATAGCATTTGACATAGAACTGGAGGCCAAAGATCAGAACAGATACATAGACGATGTT CATGGCGAGTTTGATTCTTCACACGGTCTTTTGTCTGGAAGTGTTGGTCGCCTATCAAACATGCTCGGTACTGGAAGGAACAATCGCAGACTTATGTGTTACATTATTGTTGGCTTTGTCGGACTTTTCTTCGTTGCTTATTTTGTGGCATCACGAGTGACGGCATGA